The nucleotide window GTTGTGCTGAGTGACAAAATAAAACACTCGGACTCTTTATGAGTTCGAGTGTTTATCCTTCTATCAAGGCTATATAAGGAATTTGTTTGCCATCTACCTCCGCAATCATATACTGCGTATTTGTTGAAAAAAGCTCTGTTCCCACTGCTAATTGTGTTGCATAAAGATTTTTAAAACCTAGCCAACGAGTGGTCGTTTTCTTAATTTCCCCTAGTTTCTCGCCTTTAGTAAAGGTTATATCCAAGTCAGACGCCTGCTGATAAATTAAACCTTCATACTGTAAAATATCCGCTTGTGCATCATCTTTTAAAACCGATTTAGCTGTTGGATTTGTAGGACTTCCCGTTGAACAGCCTGCTAGTGCTAGACAAAATAATAAACTAAGCAGCAGCGTTTTTTTCATTAACTACAAATGTAAGCTCATAATTAAGAGCTCGCCCTTCTTCCCCATTGTTCTAACGCCTTCATCTACAAACCCACATTTTTTATATAAATGCTGTGCTGCACCATTTGTAGCATTAACAGCCAACACAATCTCATTAACATTTGGAAAATGTGCTTTTACAAATGTCGGCAATAGGTTTAAAGATTTTTGTGCATATCCTTGACCAACATGTCGAAAATCTGTCGAAAAAGCTCTTAACAAAATAGCAGCCGAATTTTTCGAATAAGGTTTGACCCCATCCTTCTCATGTAAAGTAAAAAAGGTAACTAACTGATTGTTCTCCATAGCTAAAATAGAATGTCGAGTTGAATCCATTTTTTGCTTTTCCACACATGCTTGCGGCGTGTCTGTATAATTTAATTGTTCCTCTGTTAACACATAATCTGCTACTAACTCTAAAAATTTTTCCTCATAAAATACTAATTCCATCGTTCCCACCTCACAAAAAATATACTAGCAATCATAGTACAAAGTAAAACATAGTTTGTACTAAAAGTGCTAGTATATTTTTAATGTAATAAATAAACATTATCATCAAATAAGCTTTCAAATTCATAAGAATAAATATTTATATTAGCGTTAATCGCAGCAGCAAAATTGCACACCTTTGGCTCTAATATCAGGCTTAACATACGCCCTTCATCAACCCCCATGACAATAGCCATTTCCGCAGTCAAAGAATATTTGCGAATTAATTGTCTAATTTGATTAATCTTCGGCTCAAGCACCTCAACTAATGGCAACAACAATTGATTCGTGTCATACGTCTCATAGTATTCCTTCCCATATTGCCAAGTGGTAAAATTACAAAACGTCGAGTTAGACAAAGGTTCTTCTTGATGTTCATTAACAAATGTCGGAAATAAACCCAAAACCTCTGTCACTTCTTCAACTGGAAAGCTCTCCTGCTTATTCAGCAAGTGAAAATAAGCCTGTATCCTCATTTTGTAACCACCTTTTAGAAATTAGTTATTAATAAAATATGTATCCCATTTACAAGTAAGCTACAATGACTATTTTATTTCCCCTTTTAGCTTAAATAAAATAGTCATTGTATTTTATAAATAAATATTGCTTTAGTTTCATCGTAATTTAAAATTAATTAACCTCCTCCAACAATAATCCAAACATCTTGAAATAATTGAACTACCCCTATTACTTGAACTACTACCATATTTATCCCCCCTTTATTTATTATCATAAAGGAGAATAGATACATCCTGACGAAATATTCCATATGAAATATTTTAGAGGTGATTGTATGGTTAATAGAGGAACAACTTTAAAAGGGATTCGGAAAAATAAGAATTATACACAAATAGAGGTTTCAAAAGGAATTACTTCACAAGGAACTTATTCAAAATATGAGGCTAATATTAGAGATGTTGATACTGAGGTTTATATTCAATTACTTGATAAATTAAGTATTTCTCTAGAGGAATTCGAATACATTCACAATAATTATTCCTATGGAAGGAAAAAAGAGATTATCCAGCTATTTTTTAAACTGAATTATAATAATCCTGACAAGTTACGAAATTTAGAAAAACAAGCTTCAAATTATTTATTATTAGACAACGATATAGATATTAAAGAGATCAAACTAATATGCCAAGCTTTTTTAAAATTATCTGAAGGGAATATAAATCAAGCAAAGGAAATTATAAAGCCCATTTGGGAGCGTTTATCTAAATTTGATCAATTATACATCCATGATATTGGTTTAATTAATACTATTTTATTCTTATTTCCAGTAAATATTGCTATAGATTTCACTAACAATGTTTTAAAACGTTTAGACACTTATACTGGATATAGAGAAGTAGAATTATTAAAAAGTGCTTTTAATATCAACCTTACATTATTGTTGATAAAAAATAGAGATTTTGCTACAGCCCTATCTATTTTAGAAAAATCATTACAAAAATATAGACAAATTATGAATTACTCCATACTAGCACTACATTTTTCAAGAAAAGCTATCTGTCTTTTCCATCTAGAAAATAAAGATTCGCAATTTTTATTGAAGCAAGCAGAACAACTACTGTCTTTATATGAAGACGAACAATATTATAAACAAATAAAATCAGAATACGAGTATTACACATCTAGCCAATTTCTCTAAAATACTAATTAACAAATGATATTAGCTTTCTTCACCTATTAATCCAAATTATCATACTACGCTTATAACAAAATAATAGAAAATAAGCGTATAAGCTTATTAGGAGGAATTTGTATGATTGGCTCAACAATAAAAAAAATACGAACTAGTAAAAATTATTCCCAAGCACAAATTACCCAAGATATTCTTCATCAAACTAGCTATTCAAAATTTGAATTAGGTAAAATTCATTTAACAACAGAACATTTCCATAAAATTTTACAAAGGTTAGATATTAGTTATGAAGAATTCGAGTACATTAACAATAATTATCAATTCTCAGAACGAGACTGTATTATTCAATCATTTTTAAAGCTTCGATTCATAGATATTAATGTATTAGAAGAAATAACTAATAAAGCAGAAATATTATTACAAAAAGGCGAAGATTTATATATTCAAGATATTTATTTTATCAGTAAAGGCTTTATTTCACTAAAACAGGATGGCAATTTTGATATTGCTAGTACCTATGCTTATCAAATATGGGAACGTCTACAGAAGTTTGATACATGGTATTTATCTGATATTTATTTAATAAATAATATTTTGTTTTTATTCCCTATAGAAACAGCTATTTCAATTAGTGAATTAGCAATAACTCAACTAGAACGATATCATAATTTAGATATGAAATATCACCTTTTGACTGCTACATTTCAATATAACTTAGTTCATTTATTAATACGTGAAGGGTATTATCAAAAAGCTTTTGAATTAAATGAACAAGTAATAGCAAATTTTAAGAAGAGAAAAAATTATTTCCAAACAGCTTTATCTATGTTACGTAAACAATTATTAATAGCAAAAATAAACAAAGATATACACATTGAAGAGAATATTAAGGGTGTATTCGATTTAGCCGCGCTGATTGATGATACAGAATTAATAAGAAAACTAGAAGAAGAACAGGCTTATTTAATTCAAATTCTCCAGTTATAAATAAAAGCCCTTTGGTAGTTCCTACTACTCGTATATTATTCTTTTCTTTTTATTTTAAATGATATGTTTAATGAAGAAACAAAATATTCAAATTTAGATATATTAGAAAGGGTATGTATCATGACATATGGAGAAACTTTAAAAATCATTCGTCAAAATAAAGGATATAGTCAACAATACTTAGCAAAAGATATTTTGTCTCAAAGCTCTTTTTCAAAATTTGAACATAATCAATCTGATATTAATTTTATTGCCTTTCATCAATTATTAGAAAGATTAAATATGACATACAATGAATTTTCTTTTATTCACGAAAATTTCCAAAGGCAACCCAAAGTACAATTAATAAAAGATTTCTTTTCACTACCATATAATTCAAAGTCCGACTTACAAAAAACACTAACTACAATTGAAGATTATTTACAGCATAATGAAGACTTATTAATAGAGGATTTGCATATAATCTGCAAGGCATTATTGGCACTTTGGAAAGAACAAGGGATGGAAGAGGCTAGAAAACTTGTCACTCCTATTTGGGAGCGTATGTCAGTATTACATAACTGGTATGCCATAGATTTTCTCATATTAAATTCTATTTTATATGTTTTCCCTATAGAAACAGCGATTGAAATATCAAAAAACATGATTCAACGTTTAGAAAGATATAAACAATTTGAAGAGGTGTATTATTTAAAATCAAGTGTACAAATTAACATCTCATTATTATTAATTAAAAATAAGCATTATAATGAAGCACTAGAAGTTTTAAATCAATTATTAAATCAACAGCAGAAATCCTTATCTTATGTATTGCTCGCTATTTGTCTATATAGAAAAGAAATATGCCTACAAAAATTAAACCCAACTACTGATAAACCTTATTTAACTAAAGCTTTGGAATTAGCTAAAATATACGAAGATGATTCTTTACTAAATGCAATCACTTTAGAATTCGAGAAATATACAAATATATAGTTTGACCCTAACTATCCTTAAAGACCATTAAAAAATTGATGGTCTTTTTTATTTCATCAGTTCATCCCCAGTTCAGATTCACCTTTTATAGTAAAGCTATCAACAAATGGAGGTGCTTCAGATGAATTTAGCTTTAAAGGAAATGAAGCGGAATAAAGGGCGATTTATCATTATCGGCTCGATTGTTTTTTTGATTAGTTTTTTAACATTGATTATTTCTGGGTTGGCAAATGGTTTGTCGCAGGATAATGCAGCATTGATTAAAAATTTGCCGAATGGGCAGTTTTATATGACAGAAAAGGCAGATGGGACATTTACTATGTCTCAAATTCCTCAACATTTACAGGATGAAGTGCTTGAGCAGCAAAAGGATGCTGTCGCCCTATCTATCCAAATGGGCTTTGTCAATGATACAGAGGAACTGCAGCATGGTGTTGCCTTTGTTACATCGACAGCTTCAAATCTATTTCCATCTATCCAACAGGGCGAGGTGATGCTCGACGAATCACTTCAAGAAAAAGGAATCAAAATTGGGGATCGCTTAGTGAACAATCAGTTAAATGGCGAGCTAATTGTCAAAGGCTTTGTACAGGAGCAAAAGTATAGCCATGCGCCCGTTGCCTTTATTAGCCAACAGGATTATCAAGAAATGTATCGGAGTAATGCGATGCAATTAATTTTCATAGCAAATCCAGAGGTGCAAGCTATTGATGAATTGCAAGCATTTTCAGCAAAGGCGTTGCTTGAAAGTATCCCAAGCTATAAAGCCGAACAACTGTCATTAAATTTAATCGTTGGCTTTTTAATTGTTATTAGTGGCATGTTATTCGCTATTTTCTTCTATATGATGAATGTGCAAAAGATTGGTTTGTATGGTATTTTGAAGGCAATCGGCTTAAAAACGATGAAGCTATTTCAGCTTATTTGGATACAAATGCTTGTCATTACAGCAATCGCACTGATACTAGCTGCTGGATTAAGCCAAGTGTTTGCGCTATTGGCCCCTGGCGGCATGCCATTTCATTTATCCCTTATGACAACACTACAGTTTGCAGGCATTTTCCTAGTCATTGGTTTTATTGGAGCAACGCTTTCAGGCTTACAAATTAAACAAATTGAACCTTTACAAGCAATTCAACGAGGAGATGGGTAAAATGGCGTTATTTACAATAGAAGATGTATATAAAACCTTTCAAAATGGGGATGTGCAGGAGGAAATATTAAAAGGAGTCAGCCTCACTTTACATGCAGGTGAAATGACCGCTTTAGTCGGTGCTTCTGGCTCTGGTAAAAGTACATTGCTAACAATTGCAGCAGGGCTTCAGTCGGCTTCATCAGGAAACATCATCTTTGAGGAAAAAAATTTAACAGCAATGAATGCTGAACAAATTCGTCAAATCCGTGCTAGTCAATTTGGCTTCGTTTTTCAATTTGCGCATCTCGTGCCATTTTTAACGGTGGCGGAACAGCTTACTCTAATGTTAAATGTAGCAGCAAAGCATGAGCAAAAGCAGCAAATTGACCGTATTTTATCATTAATTGGTATGGAGCATCGCAAAAATATGTATCCTGCCTCATTATCAGGCGGAGAAAAGCAGCGAGTTGCCATTGCCCGGGCAATTATTCACCAGCCAAAAATTTTATTTGCAGATGAACCAACAGCTAGCTTAGATTCTACACGCTCTAAAGAGGTGATGGAACTATTACAAAGCATCACAAAAGAATTAAATATCGCTACATTGATTGTTACACATGATGAGGAGATGCTAACATATGTTGATCGCACTGTGAAGATGGTTGATGGGGTTATACAATAGTATTGGCTTCTTATTTTAGCAAGAGTAGCCACTATACATTTTTAGTTTTTTATCATAGGAATTTCTTATTACTACTTCTGCAAATAGTTAGAAAATAGAAACCGTAACGACAATTCATCTAAATGGTTGATTCTATCATAAAAGAGCAGAACCCCCGCAAGTGCATTTGCGGAGGGTTCGTTTGTGTACTAGTTTGTACTATACTCTTTTTTGCTGATGCCAGCGTATCATTGGTTATCAGCTTTTTAAAGTATGCTTCACTACAATACAATATAATACATGTAGCCTTAATTAATAATTTTGTAATTTTTTAAAGCTTAATCCAGTCATAATCCCAACTATCAAATACATCAACATAAGCATAATTGTTAGTAGGTAGCCCATTTGCATATACTCTCTGTGTCACTCTGTAAGTATAGTATTTAGCTTTAAATATAATTTGTTTCCTTTCGTTAGCAGCAAGGGTAATTGTATAGCTAGTTCCATGAGTTTGTGCAACACCAATTGTTATCCCTAATGAAGCTGCAATGTTTCCCTGACCTATTGGATATTCTCCCGATATTGTATTTGTAAATTCACGATTAAGTGTTGTTGATTCATTAATACTTAACGTTCCTGGTCCTCTGCCTGAAGGACCACTTCTCTCAGGATAAGAATAACCTACACCCCAAATTTCTTTATTAGTAATTTTATAAGTAAAATGTATAGGACCATACGCTGGTTTAATCTCTACAGCTTTCGATTCGATTTCCTCATTAGTAGCCTCGTACATTGTATTATCTTCAGATAAATCTACTGTAGGCGCATCTCCAGCCCCATAATCTACATTAGGTTGATATATTTCGGAAGATTCCGCTAAAATAGGTAATGAAATCAAAAATGTTAGCAACATTCTAAAATAAAGTAATCTAATTCTTTTCATTCTAATAACCACTATTATTTAATTTTTATTACAAAAATATAATAACATAGATTTTATAGCGAGGAGACATTTTTATGAAATTAAGTAATTTTAATCATTTTTCATTGTTAATTTGTAGTATTATATCTTTTTTTGTATTCTGCTTTTTAGTTATACTAAATAGAATTGTTTTTATATTGGAAAACCCAAATTTTGTTTTTAGGCAAGAAGAACCTATTCGCAAATGGTTTCAACTAAGCAATGAGTTAATTAACTTTGTGACATTTGCTCCATTATTTCTTTCTATAATCTTTCTAATAATTTTTATCTATTTAAAACTAGGTAGTAGAAAAACTAGGTAACAGCGTGTGCTGTTACCTTTAGAGATGCCAAAAATAAAATTTTTTAATATTATATAAGTATACTATTATTGTAAATTACTCAACTGTACCCGCTTATCCCATTCTGTTATTTCATGCCAAATATCCAAGTCCACTATCCCTAACAATTGTCGGCAGTGTAATACAATAATATTGAACTAATTTCCTTTATAATAAAACAACTACTCATCCATATATTTGTATAGCTAGCCCTCTTATCAAAAGGACTAGACTAGCTTTATTTCACTCCAAACAAACGCATCGCCACCGTTGCAAATTGCTGAAGCATCTCTTCTGGTAAATTATCAATATAAATTAATCGTAAACCAAATAAGAAGCTTACATAAGAAATTGCAATAGTTGAAGGATTGCCATCTAACAGTTGATTTTCCTTTTGTCCATTCGTAATTAGCTGTATCAGTGATTGATTCAATACTTCTGTTTCTTCATTCAATTGTTTAAAGATATCTGGAAATTTTTCATATTGTGCATTTGCTTGCACAATCAAATGCATGTAAATTTTTTGCTCATTGACAAGCTTAACATGCCTCTTCGTCATCTCCTCGATTTCTTGTCTATAAGATTGAGGGTTCTTATCAAATGCTAGCAGCTCATCCACTAAAGGCTTCCATGGCTGTATCACACATGTATAAAATAGCTCCTCTTTACTGCCGAAGTGCGTTGCTACAGTACCAAAGCCCACCTCTGCTTTTTTCGCAATATCTCCCATCGTCGTGCTATCATAGCCTTTTTCAGCAAAAAGAGCTGTTGCTGCCTCTAAAATTCGCGCTTTTTTTAGCTCCATATTTCTTATTACTTTATCGCTTGCCATTTCCATACCCCCTAAAGATTGATTAATCAATCTTATATTAAAATAAATAAAACGTTGCCTAAAAGATATAATCTTTCAGGCAACATTCATTTTAAACACGATGTTTCTTAGACGTCCTCTGCGATTTTACTTCACTGGCGCCACAATCACCGTTTTACCACCCATATAAGGAACAAGCACCTCTGGAATTTTCACGCTGCCATCTGCTTGCTGGTAATTTTCTAAAATTGCAGCTACTGTACGCCCAATCGCTAAGCCTGAGCCGTTTAATGTGTGCACATATTCTGGTTTTGCACCTGACTCACGACGGAAGCGAATGTTGGCACGACGCGCTTGGAAATCTTCAAAGTTTGAAATAGAAGAAATTTCACGGTACATATCTTGCGTTGGGAACCATACTTCTAAATCGTATTTTTTCGCTGCTGTAAAGCCTAAATCAGATGTGTTCATTAATAGCTTGCGGTATGGTAACTCTAATAATTGCAATACTTTTTCCGCATGCCCTACTAATAATTCTAATTGCTCGTAAGATTCCTCTGGCTTCACAAAACGCACAAGCTCCACTTTATTAAATTGGTGCTGGCGAATTAAGCCACGTGTATCGCGACCTGCTGAACCTGCCTCAGAACGGAAGCAAGTGCTATAAGCAGCAAAGCCTTTTGGCAGCATTTCTCCGTCTAAAATTTCATCGCGATAGAAGTTCGTTACAGGTACTTCCGCTGTCGGTGCTAAGAAGTAATCTAAATCCTTTAATTTAAATACATCCTCTTCAAATTTTGGTAAATTCCCTGTACCAGTTAATGAATCACGGTTAATAATCACAGGCGGAAGCATTTCCTCATAGCCATGCTCCTCAGCATGTAAATCCATCATAAAGCTCATTAATGCACGCTCTAAACGTGCACCTAACCCACGATAAAACAAGAAACGGCTGCCTGTTACTTTACCCGCACGCTCAAAATCAACTACTTGTAAATCTGTCGCTACATCCCAATGTGGCTTTGGCTCGAAATCGAATGCTGTTTTTTCTCCCCAAGTATATACTTCCTTATTGTCATCCTCTGTTTCTCCTACAGGAACAGATTCGTGTGGAATATTTGGTAAACGCATCATCATATCTTCGAATTTTTCTTCTACAGCTCGTAATACCTCATCAAGCGTTTTAATTTCATCGCCTACTTCGCGCATACGTGCAATAACATCATCCGCATTTTCCTTATTGCGCTTCATCACCGCAATTTGCTCAGACACTTTGTTGCGCTCCGCCTTTAATACCTCTGTTTTTGCAATTAAATCACGACGCTCTACATCCAATGCCTCAAAATCATCGAAAGTTCCTAAATCCTCATTGCGTGTAAGCAAAACGCGCTTTACTTCCTCATAATTGTCTCGAATACGTTTAATATCTAACATATTTCTTCCTCCATTCTTTAGTATACTAATGTAAACGACAAAAAAGCCCTCATCCCCATAGAAAGGGACGAGAGCTACCCGCGTTGCCACCCTAATTGAATAGACAGAGCATGCCTATTCCACTTCATTCATAACGGCTTTAGTTACCGGTCTTTGCCTACTAATGTTTCAGCAAGACAACTCAAGGACGGATTCACAAGTGTTTTTATTAGCTTGCACCAACCGCTAACTCTCTACAAAAAACGGGCTTGTTACTATTTCCTATCATCGCATTATCGTATCAATTTGGATTCATTGTACTATAGCTTATTTTTTTTCGCAAGCATCTAAAATTCAGTATAATAACATTAGAAAGGATGACGAACGATGGACATGCTGCTATTCTCATTAAATCGCGATACAAATATGCCGTTGTACGAGCAACTATACGAAGGCATTAAAGAGGCAATTATTCATCAAAAAATTGCTGTAGGTGAAAAATTACCTTCTAAAAGAAGACTCAGTGATTTTTTAAATATTAGTCAAACGACGATTGAATTAGCATATGCACAGCTTTTAGCGGAGGGT belongs to Lysinibacillus louembei and includes:
- a CDS encoding GNAT family N-acetyltransferase, producing the protein MELVFYEEKFLELVADYVLTEEQLNYTDTPQACVEKQKMDSTRHSILAMENNQLVTFFTLHEKDGVKPYSKNSAAILLRAFSTDFRHVGQGYAQKSLNLLPTFVKAHFPNVNEIVLAVNATNGAAQHLYKKCGFVDEGVRTMGKKGELLIMSLHL
- a CDS encoding DUF4279 domain-containing protein gives rise to the protein MRIQAYFHLLNKQESFPVEEVTEVLGLFPTFVNEHQEEPLSNSTFCNFTTWQYGKEYYETYDTNQLLLPLVEVLEPKINQIRQLIRKYSLTAEMAIVMGVDEGRMLSLILEPKVCNFAAAINANINIYSYEFESLFDDNVYLLH
- a CDS encoding helix-turn-helix domain-containing protein, translated to MVNRGTTLKGIRKNKNYTQIEVSKGITSQGTYSKYEANIRDVDTEVYIQLLDKLSISLEEFEYIHNNYSYGRKKEIIQLFFKLNYNNPDKLRNLEKQASNYLLLDNDIDIKEIKLICQAFLKLSEGNINQAKEIIKPIWERLSKFDQLYIHDIGLINTILFLFPVNIAIDFTNNVLKRLDTYTGYREVELLKSAFNINLTLLLIKNRDFATALSILEKSLQKYRQIMNYSILALHFSRKAICLFHLENKDSQFLLKQAEQLLSLYEDEQYYKQIKSEYEYYTSSQFL
- a CDS encoding helix-turn-helix domain-containing protein encodes the protein MIGSTIKKIRTSKNYSQAQITQDILHQTSYSKFELGKIHLTTEHFHKILQRLDISYEEFEYINNNYQFSERDCIIQSFLKLRFIDINVLEEITNKAEILLQKGEDLYIQDIYFISKGFISLKQDGNFDIASTYAYQIWERLQKFDTWYLSDIYLINNILFLFPIETAISISELAITQLERYHNLDMKYHLLTATFQYNLVHLLIREGYYQKAFELNEQVIANFKKRKNYFQTALSMLRKQLLIAKINKDIHIEENIKGVFDLAALIDDTELIRKLEEEQAYLIQILQL
- a CDS encoding helix-turn-helix domain-containing protein: MTYGETLKIIRQNKGYSQQYLAKDILSQSSFSKFEHNQSDINFIAFHQLLERLNMTYNEFSFIHENFQRQPKVQLIKDFFSLPYNSKSDLQKTLTTIEDYLQHNEDLLIEDLHIICKALLALWKEQGMEEARKLVTPIWERMSVLHNWYAIDFLILNSILYVFPIETAIEISKNMIQRLERYKQFEEVYYLKSSVQINISLLLIKNKHYNEALEVLNQLLNQQQKSLSYVLLAICLYRKEICLQKLNPTTDKPYLTKALELAKIYEDDSLLNAITLEFEKYTNI
- a CDS encoding ABC transporter permease, yielding MNLALKEMKRNKGRFIIIGSIVFLISFLTLIISGLANGLSQDNAALIKNLPNGQFYMTEKADGTFTMSQIPQHLQDEVLEQQKDAVALSIQMGFVNDTEELQHGVAFVTSTASNLFPSIQQGEVMLDESLQEKGIKIGDRLVNNQLNGELIVKGFVQEQKYSHAPVAFISQQDYQEMYRSNAMQLIFIANPEVQAIDELQAFSAKALLESIPSYKAEQLSLNLIVGFLIVISGMLFAIFFYMMNVQKIGLYGILKAIGLKTMKLFQLIWIQMLVITAIALILAAGLSQVFALLAPGGMPFHLSLMTTLQFAGIFLVIGFIGATLSGLQIKQIEPLQAIQRGDG
- a CDS encoding ABC transporter ATP-binding protein; amino-acid sequence: MALFTIEDVYKTFQNGDVQEEILKGVSLTLHAGEMTALVGASGSGKSTLLTIAAGLQSASSGNIIFEEKNLTAMNAEQIRQIRASQFGFVFQFAHLVPFLTVAEQLTLMLNVAAKHEQKQQIDRILSLIGMEHRKNMYPASLSGGEKQRVAIARAIIHQPKILFADEPTASLDSTRSKEVMELLQSITKELNIATLIVTHDEEMLTYVDRTVKMVDGVIQ
- a CDS encoding TetR/AcrR family transcriptional regulator, with the translated sequence MASDKVIRNMELKKARILEAATALFAEKGYDSTTMGDIAKKAEVGFGTVATHFGSKEELFYTCVIQPWKPLVDELLAFDKNPQSYRQEIEEMTKRHVKLVNEQKIYMHLIVQANAQYEKFPDIFKQLNEETEVLNQSLIQLITNGQKENQLLDGNPSTIAISYVSFLFGLRLIYIDNLPEEMLQQFATVAMRLFGVK
- the serS gene encoding serine--tRNA ligase; this translates as MLDIKRIRDNYEEVKRVLLTRNEDLGTFDDFEALDVERRDLIAKTEVLKAERNKVSEQIAVMKRNKENADDVIARMREVGDEIKTLDEVLRAVEEKFEDMMMRLPNIPHESVPVGETEDDNKEVYTWGEKTAFDFEPKPHWDVATDLQVVDFERAGKVTGSRFLFYRGLGARLERALMSFMMDLHAEEHGYEEMLPPVIINRDSLTGTGNLPKFEEDVFKLKDLDYFLAPTAEVPVTNFYRDEILDGEMLPKGFAAYSTCFRSEAGSAGRDTRGLIRQHQFNKVELVRFVKPEESYEQLELLVGHAEKVLQLLELPYRKLLMNTSDLGFTAAKKYDLEVWFPTQDMYREISSISNFEDFQARRANIRFRRESGAKPEYVHTLNGSGLAIGRTVAAILENYQQADGSVKIPEVLVPYMGGKTVIVAPVK